In Mustelus asterias unplaced genomic scaffold, sMusAst1.hap1.1 HAP1_SCAFFOLD_448, whole genome shotgun sequence, the following are encoded in one genomic region:
- the LOC144486751 gene encoding zona pellucida sperm-binding protein 3-like, which translates to MVQLFGMMGDFGVRGFFPVLVLVGAVCCSDTWQQFPGHRFPWIIVKATPRPQTFPPPGPPFDSHFRVSEGQGVSPVQSVRVQCGEDKLLVRVQLDLFGTRHLVKAADLTLGTAGCRPTRIYSQNHTVLFDYGLHECGSRLQMTGDFLIYSTHLSHSPEYHGSVIVRTNGAVVPIECRYFRKGNVSSNPIKPTWIPFSSTRSGEGHLSFSLRLMNGDWLTERTSTVYYLGELIHIEASVSMSNHMVLKLYIDRCVATLRPDKDSSPRYSIIDYNGCLLDSKAEDSFSTFVLPGDERESDKLRFDLDAFRFFGDERSLIFITCHLKVVPVDRRDSRNKACTLQKMQNVWTPLEESSFDICACCHVGNCGATRDLGFGSRGRRDLAAEAGVESEVVLIVTLTVTAVSLIFASLITLFLYRKHKQTLFNQSSNDQ; encoded by the exons ATGGTTCAGTTGTTTGGGATGATGGGGGATTTTGGAGTGAGGGGTTTCTTCCCAGTGCTGGTGTTAGTTGGAGCTGTTTGTTGCTCTGATACTTGGCAACAGTTTCCAGGCCACAGGTTTCCATGGATAATAGTCAAAGCCACCCCTCGGCctcagacattccctcctcctgggCCTCCCTTTGATTCCCATTTCCGTGTGTCTGAGGGTCAAGGTGTGTCtccagtgcagagtgtgagggtgcagtgtggaGAGGACAAGCTGCTGGTCAGGGTCCAGCTGGATTTATTTGGAACCAGGCACCTGGTTAAAGCTGCTGATCTGACCCTGGGGACAGCAGGTTGTCGGCCAACCAGGATCTACTCTCAGAATCACACCGTCCTCTTTGACTATGGACTCCATGAGTGTGGCagcagattgcag atgactgGAGATTTCCTGATCTACAGCACCCACCTGAGCCACAGCCCAGAGTATCATGGATCTGTTATTGTGAGAACCAATGGAGCGGTCGTTCCCATTGAGTGTCGTTATTTTAG GAAGGGCAATGTGAGCAGTAACCCCATCAAGCCCACCTGGATCCCATTCAGCTCCACCAGGTCTGGAGAAGGGCATCTGTCATTCTCACTGCGCCTAATGAATG GTGACTGGCTTACAGAGCGCACTTCGACTGTCTACTACCTGGGTGAGCTCATTCACATTGAGGCCTCTGTTTCAATGAGCAACCACATGGTCCTGAAGCTCTACATTGACCGCTGTGTAGCTACATTGAGGCCAGACAAGGACTCCAGCCCGAGATACAGCATCATTGACTACAATGG CTGCCTCCTGGACAGCAAAGCTGAGGACTCCTTTTCAACCTTTGTGTTGCCAGGAGACGAGCGGGAGTCGGACAAACTCCGCTTTGACCTGGATGCCTTCCGTTTCTTTGGAGATGAGCGTTCCTTG ATTTTCATCACCTGTCACCTGAAAGTTGTTCCAGTGGATCGGAGAGATTCCAGGAACAAAGCTTGTACTTTGCAGAAGATGCAGAATGT CTGGACCCCATTGGAGGAATCGAGCTTTGACATTTGTGCCTGTTGCCATGTGGGGAACTGTGGGGCCACAAGGGATTTGGGATTTGGAtccagaggaaggagagatcttgCAGCTGAAGCTG GTGTGGAGTCTGAGGTGGTCCTGATTGTGACCCTGACTGTGACAGCTGTCTCTCTGATCTTTGCTTCATTGATCACCTTGTTCCTGTACAGGAAACACAAACAAACTCTGTTCAACCAGTCATCAAATGATCAATAA